The Eubacterium maltosivorans genome includes the window AGGCCACAGGAGCCATAAACTTCGGTGCGTTCATCATAGCAAAGAGTCGGGATATCAATACCGTTTTCGCGGGCAACGTCTAAAATAGTCTGTTCCGCAAAACCCGTTACTTCTTTTCCGTTAATGTTAATTCTTAATTTCTTCATGTCCCTCTCTCCTTCCTAATCCACAGTTACTGCATCGAACTTACAAACGCTGGCACATTTGCCGCACTTAATACATTTTTCCTGATCGATAACGTGAACCTTCTTAGGCGCGCCCGAAATGGCCTCAACAGGACAGTTCCTGGCGCAACGGGTACAGCCGACACATTTTTCTTCATCAATGCTGTAGGTAATCAAGGCCTTACAGCTGTGAGCTGTACATTTATGTCTGTAAATATGATCTTCATACTCGTTTCTGAAATAACGCAGCGTGGTAAGAACCGGATTTGGCGCTGTCTGGCCAAGGCCACACATAGAACCTTCCTTAACTTTGAGACAGAGCTCTTCGAGAAGCTCGATATCGCCGTCGCGTCCATTGCCTTCTGTGATACGTGTCAGAATTTCAAGCATACGCATGGTTCCGATACGACAGTAGTTGCATTTACCACAGGATTCTTTGCGGGTAAAATCCAGAAAGAAACGTGCCATATCAACCATACAGGTGGTCTCGTCCATGACAACCATCCCACCGGAGCCCATAATCGCGCCGGTTTTAGTAATAGAAGGGTAGTCGATAACTGTGTCCACCAGCTCAGCTGGAACACATCCGCCGGATGGCCCGCCCATCTGAACAGCCTTAAAAGCCTTGTCATTTTTAATCCCGCCGCCGATATCATAAATGACATCACGAAGAGTTAAACCCATTGGGATTTCCACCAGACCGCCTTTTTTGATTTTACCGGTTAAGGCAAACACTTTTGTCCCCTTAGAGTTTTCATTTCCGAGCTGTCCATAGGTTTCACCGGAGTTTCTGAAAATCCACGGCACATTTGCGTAGGTTTCAACGTTATTAATATTGGTTGGCTTTGCCCAGTAGCCTTTCTGTGCCGGGAATGGCGGTTTGAGACGAGGCATTCCGCGTTCACCTTCAAGCGATGCGATTAAGGCGGTTTCCTCACCACAGACAAAAGCACCGGCACCTGCTTTAATTCTCAGATCAAAGCTGAAGTCTGAGCCAAAAATATTTTTGCCCAGATACCCTTTTTCCCGAGCCTGTCCGATGGCATTTTCAAGACGCTTGATGGCCAGCGGATACTCGGCACGGACATAGACAACACCCTGTGCGGCGCCAATGGCCTTAGCGGCAATGATCATTCCTTCAATGAGCGCGTGGGGGTCGCTTTCGAGCACAGACCGGTCCATAAAAGCGCCAGGGTCTCCTTCGTCTGCGTTACAGACTAAATACTTGACATCCCCTTTTGCCTTGTGGGCTTCGTTCCATTTAAACCATGTAGGGAAACCTGCTCCGCCTCGGCCGGCCAGTCCAGCCACCTTAACAGTGTCGATGATTTCTTCTGGTGTCATTTCATTAATCGCTTTTTCAGCTGCTTTATAGCCGTCAACAACCAGATAATCCTCAATGCGTTCCGGATCGATCACGCCGCAGTTCTGGAGCACCACACGCTTTTGTTTAGCGATCATTTCCTTATCCTGCGCTGCCATTTCCAGATCTGTAATATTTTTCTGTCCAAGAATATGTTCATCTACAATGCGTTCGACATCACCGGTGTCTACATTGACATAAGTAATCTTATTGCCAGAAGGATCGACCACATCCACGATGGGCTCCAGATAACAGGTGCCGATACAACCGGTTTTTTCGAGATCAATGCTCAGATTCTTTGCAGCCATCTGATCTTTAAAGGCTTCCTCCACCTTTGCGGCGCCAGCAGCGATACCGCAGCTTCCCTGTCCAATGATCACTTTATAGTTTTTCATCGCCTACGCCTCCTGTTCCTTCAGTTCTGTTAAGATGTTAACCACTTTATCCTTTGTGAGCTGACCATAGGTTTCACCGTCGATCATCATAACCGGCGATAAAGAGCAGCAACCCAGACATGCGACGTTCTCTAAAGTAAAAAGACCGTCCTCAGTGGTCTCCCCTTCTTTGATACCGAGATGCTCGACAACAGCTTCCTCGATCATCGAAGACCCATTAACATGACAGGCCGTTCCCTGGCAGAGCATGATCAAATGCTTACCGACAGGATTCATACGGAACTGGGCATAAAAAGTTGCAACACCGTATATTTTCGCTACTGGAATGTCTGTTTCACGAGAAATATACAGCATTAAATCCGGAGAGAGATAGCCGTAGGTTTCCTGCGCCTTCTGCAGGATGGTAATCAGGCTCCCTGCTACATTGGCATACTCATCCAGAACTGCATCTAATTCTGGAAATTTTGGTTCATCCTGACAGCCGCAGCCGCAGAGATGGTCATGATGGTGTTCGTGATTCATAATTACTCCTTACTTTTTTCTTCCTGACTTAACAGGCTTCCTCAACTTCTTCCACTTGCACAATGTATCCAATTTTTTTAAAGAAATTTTCCCGCTTTAAGGATAAAACGGGAATGTTTTGCGGTAATATTTTCTTATTCTATAATATAAATCCTTATTGATTTTATTATACTACTATTTCTAAAATTTGCAAGTCTTTCTTGCGAATTTTTTCACTTTTATTCTAATAAATTTTTCTTTCATTCTTCATCTCAATGGTTTCTCCTGTCTGAGTTGCTGCAGCTGCCTTTTTACTGGGAATAAGGGTCAGTATAATCCCACACAAAATAGCCGCAAAGCCACAAATCGTATAAAAGCTCGGGACCTCACCCACAAAGAAAAAGACGAAAACAGGGTTAAGTATTGGCTCCAGCAGCGATAGAATCGACGCTTCAAACGCAGATACCAACCGGACCCCTTTGAGAAAAAACAGGTAAGAAATACCAATTTGAAAGACTCCGAGCAATACAAGGTATAACCAGTTTACAGTGGGGATGCCTGAAAAAGATATCTGGCTGTGCATAAACACAAGCATTACTCCAGCCATGATAAAATTGATAAATCCAATGATAGTGATATCATTCATCGGATACTTTTTCTCCATAAAATACTGTTCGAGCGCGTAAGCAATACCTGCCGACAAGGCCAAAAGGTTTCCTGCCATGGCAGTCGCATTCCCCGAGGCATTCAACGGGTCGCAAAAAATAATAATAATACCGGCCAGAATCGTAACCCTTGGAATAAACTCCCACGCGACCAGCTTCTTTTTACCGCCGATAAGATAAGCCAGATACAGCCACAAAGGCGCTGTACACTGCAATATAATCGCATTGGCGGCAGTTGTCAGCTTAGTGGCAATGACAAAGCTGATGGTTAGATAGGTATAGGAAATAATAAGCCCGATATAATTTTTGCTGAACTTGATTTCTTTCCATTTTATAAACGGCAGAAAAACACACCCTGCAATCAAACTTCTTGCAAAAGCAATGCTAATTGCACTCGCTTCAATGCTTTTAATCAAAAGGCCGCCTGTGCTCATTAGCGTGACGGCCAGTAAAATAAAGCATGCTCCTCTATTTTTTGAATTCATTCCCTGCAGCACCTAAATCATCCGGTGGCCTCTTTGAAGGCCAGTATCGCCGGAGCGCACAAATTCCAAAATTCCATATGGCTCAATCATATTAAAAAACGCATCGACCTTATCCCGGGTACCGGTGATTTCAAGTACCAGGCTTTCGCGTGCCACATCTACAACATTGGCTCTGAATAAATTAGAAATTTCTACAATGTTGGAGCGGGTTTCGTCGTTGGCTTTGACCTTAATAAACACTAGTTCCCTGCGAATTGAATCCTCCGGTTTAAGCTCAATGACCTTGATGACGTCGATAAGTTTGTTTAGCTGTTTTTTTATCTGGGCAAGAATATGCTCATCGCCCGTAACCGTTATGGTAATGCGAGATACCTGAGCATCCTCTGTTGTGCCGACAGTCAGGCTGTCAATATTATAGCCGCGCCTTGCAAAAAGCCCTGCAATACGGCTTAAAACCCCAAAGTTATTTTCAACTAAGAGGGATAAACAATAGTTTTCCATGGCTTCTCTCCTAAATCTTTATAAAGTCTTCATGAACCTGACATTCAATCAGAGTCGGCCCGTTGTGGGCAATGGCGTCATTCAAGGCCGCTTCGGCCTCTGCATTGGTGCTCGCCTGATACCCTTTAATGCCATATGCCTCAGCCAACTTCATAAAATCAATGCTGAAATTAATGTCTGTCCCACTGTAATGATTTTTTCCGTAATTATCATGCTGAAGCTGACGCACCATTCCAAGCTTGTGGTTATTGATCATAATAATGTTGATATTCAGGTTATGTTCTGCGATAACCCCCAGCTCGCCCATGGACATCTGAAAGCTGCCATCGCCGCAAATTGCAAAGATCTGTTTCGGGTTTTCCCGTGTCGCAAAGGCAACGCCACCGGCCGCTGGAATGCTGTATCCCATAGTCCCCAAGCCGCCTGAAGTAAAATAATGCCGGTCCTTGCAAACCTTAAAATACAGCGCAGACCAAATTTGATTCAGCCCGACATCTGCAACGACGGTCGCATTATCCGAAGCAATCTCCCCTAACTTTTCAAACAGAAGCTTGGGATTCACCAGGCCCAGTTCCAGATGTGTATCATACAAAAGCGGATGATTTTCCTTGATAATCTCAATGGTTTTCAACCAGTCCCTGGTATCCTTTTTCAAATCCTTCTGGATCAGATCCAGTAAAACCGTACGTGCATCGCCTACAATGGGTACATTGGTATCATCAATGTTTTTCCCGATTTCTGCAGGGTCAATATCAATGTGGATGAGCTCCATATCATTGATCATATCCATCAGGTTATTGGTTCCCCTGTCAGACATCCGGGCGCCTACGCAGATACAGAGATCTGCTGCCTCTAAAATTTTATTCGAATACTCAAAGCCATGGCTGCCGGCAATCCCGCAGTACAACGGATTGTCTTCCGGAAAACACCCAATCCCCATCAGTGTAGTGATAACAGGAATCCCATTTTGTTCTGCAAAGGTAAGGAGTTCTTTTTCGGCATAGCTTAAAACCACGCCACCGCCGGCATAAATGATCGGACGCTTAGCTGCTTTCATCTTTCTGATCGCTCTCCGTATCTGACCCGTATGTCCCTCGTAGGTTGGCTTATATCCCCGTATTTCTACCTTCTCACAATATTTGATACTTTTGAGATTCGTATTCTGCACATCTCTTGGAATATCAATCAAAACAGGACCTGGCCGGCCTGTGGAGGCAATGTGAAATGCTTCTCTTATAATCCGCGGAATATCTGCCGCGTCCTGAACCAGATAAGAATGTTTTGTAAATGGTTCAGTGGCACCGGTAATATCCGCTTCCTGAAAAGCATCCGTTCCAATAAGATCTCTGTTAACCTGTCCTGTAATGGCAACAAGCGGAATAGAGTCTAAATAAGCGGTAGCGATTCCAGTGACCATATTGGTTGCCCCCGGACCAGAGGTTGCCAGGCAGACACCTACCTTGCCAGACTCTCTTGAATAACCGCTGGCGTAATGGGGTCCTGCCTGTTCATTCCGGACCAGCACATGCTGGATGGGTGATTCACGAAATGCTTCGTATAAGGGCAGCAGCGCACCGCCCGGATAACCGAAGACAACCTCCACATTCTCTTTCTCCAAACACTTTAAAATTAATTTTGCCGCTAACAGTGGAATCACTCCCTTTACTTTAGTATAATTTAGTAATTCAGTCTATGATATTATTTTTAAAATAAACTGTCAAGACTATTTTAAAAGATAAAAATTTAACGATATATCAACAATTTACCTAAGAGCGGCGTTTTAACGGTAATCGCCTTCTTAGGACACATTTCCTGACAACAGTAGCACCGAATGCATTTATGATAATTGTAATGCGGCACACGGCCCTTGTGTGTTTCCTTCCAGGTCAGCGCTTTATCCTCCAGAGGACAGGACGCGACACAGATACCACAGCGCACACAGCGCTCCTCAATGATAACGGGTTTTCTGGTAATCAACCCTCTGATTTTAGACAACTGGCCAATGGTGCTGTTCACCTCGGACCGGACTGGAATCCGCTCAACATTAAAGTTCCGGTTGACGTGGTCCTCCAGCTTTTCGCCGAGGATCTCAATTCTACCAGCGTCACCTGTGCCAAGTCCCATCTCTTCACCAGAAACAATTGTTGGCACATAAGACGGCTCCAGGTCCACCAAACGGGCAAAGGTAGCATCCAGAGCGACAGGATCATCTGAAACCAGCAGCAAATTCATGGCAACGGGTGTGCCTGACGCCGGGCCATTCCCCTCCATGGCGATAATCCCATCCATGACAAAAAGACGGGGCTTTATGCAGAGGTTCAAATCGACCAGCATTTTTCCAAATTGCAGGCTGTCAGGATAACGCGCGTGGCACGCTCCCTTATTAAATCCATAAACACAACCAAGCTGGTTTTTTACCGCACCGGTAATCCGTGTGAGACCGTGAGTTTTCATCTTACAGATGCTGATAATGGCATCGCTTTCCAAGACACCCTCAGCCAGTTCAAATTTCTTGGTCGTCACCCCTTCAGGATAAGCGACTGATTCTCCCTTTGAAAACTCCAAAAGTGAGATGTCATGCCGGTCGGCCACTTCCTTGATTCCTGCTTCCTCTGCAACCTTTTCAGGATTTCCGATTCCCGGAGAATCGCCATAGCAGAGATGCTTACACGCCGCCTCTTCCAGAATGCGAACCACTGCTTCAAACACTGCCGGATGAGTCGTTACGGCACTTTCCTTTTTCTTACCGCGAAGCAGATTAGGCTTCAGTAAAATCTTTTCCTCGGGGCGGACAAAACGCTCGATCCCCCCCAGTGCTGATACGCCCTTCTTTAGAGCTTTATAAACAGCTTCTGTGTCATAGGAATCACATTGAATTAAAGCTACCTGAGACATTCCTTACCTCTTTATTTGCCAGTCAGCTCGATGCCGTTGGCCGTCTGTTTTATTTTCTTTTCTTTCATCAGCTTGCCCAATGCGCGTTTAAAGGAGCTTTTGCTCATCTTAAACTCCTTGCTGATGATTGAAGGATTCGTTTTGTCATTATACGGCAGCATGCCGCCGTTTTTCTTCAACTTATCCAGAATTAAAAACGCATCCTTCGGTATTTCTTTATAAGCTTTTTTATTGGGGCTTAAAACCAGCTTGCCATCCTTACGAATCTCTGTGACTCTGGCCTTGATTTTATCGCCACAGTGAAAATCGGAGGTCATTTCTTTTTTCAGGATCATGCCGTGATAGGCGTTGTCTACAGCGACAAATGCTCCAAGCTCTGGATTGATCTGATAAATATACCCTTCAACCCAATCGCCGTCCTTATAGGGTGACTGAGCCTTTAGCAGCGGATAAACCTTCATGGTCGCACACAGACGGTTGCTCTTGTCAATATAAAGATTCACAAGGTATTCGCGCCCCTTCTGCACTCTTGTAATCTGCTCATGGTAAGGCAGCAAGAGATCTTTCTCCAGGCCCCAGTCCAAAAAGGCGCCGACCTTAGTGATGTCCACCACCCTTAAAGGCGCAAACTCGCCCAGCATAATTTTGGGCTTTCTTGTCGTCGCGATGAGACGATCCTGGGAATCCCGGTAAACAAACGCCTCAATTTCATCACCAACCTTACAGTTTTCAGGCGCTTCCTTTTGCGGCAGCAGAACACTGTCCTTCTTTTTATCACTACTATCGCCTGCTGTTAAATATAAACCTACTGATGTCTGACGGTCAACCGTCAAATGCTGCATTTTTCCTATTTCGATCACTTTACTTTCCACTTATTCCTTTTTTAAAATTTTGTATACAGATTTATCTTATTGCAAAAAATAGGACTTAAAAAGTCCTATTCAGCCATTACTTAATTTCTTTAATTTCTTTTCGGTTCGCTTCGATTTTATCGTTCAGCTCTTTCAGCTGTACCTGGAGGTTGTAGAGTATTTTATCCGAATAATGCTGTGTCCCAATACGCAACTCTTTAGCGCTTGCCTGAGCATTTTTTATGATCGTTTCTGCCTGAGCCGTGGCGGTTCTGGTAATTTCGTTGGTATCAATCATTTCCTTCAACTTTTTCTCAGCTTCATTTTTGATCCGCTCTGCATCTCCTTCTGCTTCGACCATTATTTTTTTCTTCTGCTCTACTATTTCCCGGGCCTGTACCAGCTCTGCCGGCAGTTCCTCCCGTATTTCATCGATGATTTCCATTATTTCTTCGGGACTGACCAAAGCCTTTGACGAAAATGGCAGGGTATTTCCCTTTTCCACAAGTTCTTCCAATTCAGTTAGCAGTTCTAAAACCTTCATTCTCTAGCATCCTTCCCATATTTTATCCGTATCGCTTTTTCAACATGTGGAGGTATGAAATCTGACACATCCCCATCGAATTCCATAAGCTCCCGCACGACGCTTGAGCTCAAGTAGGAATATTGATTGTTTGTCACCATAAAAAAAGTTTCAACATCACTGTCCAGTTTTTTATTTGTCAGGGCCATCTGCAGCTCAAATTCAAAGTCCTGTACTGTCCGAAGGCCCTTCAGGATTACCTGGGCTCCTTTTGATTTTGCATAGTCCACCAGCAGAGAGGACGAAGCATCAACCTCTACGTTTTCCAAATGGGCCACACTCTCTCGGATCATCGCACACCTTTCCTCACTGGAAAACAGGTAATTCTTTTTATAATTTACCATTACGCACACAATGACCTTATCAAAATGCTTTGAGGCTCTTTCTATAATGTCCAGATGACCAAAGGTAACCGGGTCAAAGCTTCCGGGATACACAGCACTTCTCATTGACCAAAATTCTCCCAACTATAAAAACTGACTAATGTCGTTCCATACTTTTTTTCTTTATATTTTGCAAATGATTTAATCGTTATTGGCATTATAACAGATTTTTCGTGTTCCATCATTATAATTCCATCAGAATTCAAGATTTTTTTCTCACAGATTTTTTCCACGATCGAAATCATGCTAATTCCATCCTTATACGGTGGATCCATGTACATCATATCACATTTTACTGAATTTTTGCATAAAAAACCAATTCCTTCTTCTGCTGAACATTTTTTTACAATTGCTCTGCTTTCGAAACCAGTCAATTTTAAATTTTTCTTAATAATACCAATGCTGTCTCTGGAAATATCAAAAAAATAGGCCTGCGGAACCCCGCGGCTGAGAGCTTCTATCCCCATGGCGCCGCTCCCGCCAAAAAGATCAACAAAAACCTGGGCTTCCCTCAGTTCTACCTGAATACTGTTAAAGACAGCCCCCTTAACCTTATCTGTCGTCGGTCTTATAAAGTCGCCGCAGATGGATACAAGGTTTGTTCCTCTTTTTTCTCCTGCTATTACACGCATTTCATTCTCCCTCTAATTCATAGAAATTTCCGATAAATTTTTGTAGAATGTTTCAATAATCCGAGCCCTGTAGGCCATTGTCTCTTTATCGCTGGAATTGTAAATTTCTGTTGCCACTCTTTTGGTTTCACTTATAAGATCAAAATCCTCATAAGGATTTAACGCTTTGAATTCGGGGAATCCGTGCTGCTTCAATCCAAAATAATCGCCCGGCCCGCGCAGACGGTAATCTTCATCTGCGATCTTCTTGCCACTGTGGTTGTTGACAATCACGCGCATCCGCTCAATGGTCTGTTCGTTTCTGGAATTAGAGACTAAAAAGCAATAGGATTGATGCATTCCCCGCCCCACACGCCCCCGGAGCTGATGGAGCTGGGACAGACCAAAACGGTCTGCGCTGAGAATCGTGATCACTGAAACATTGGGCACGTCGATCCCAACTTCAATAATACTGGTAGCGACCAGAAGGTCAATTTCACAGCTGTTAAAGGCATCAATGATCTGCTTTTTGTCTTCAGCAGGCATACGACTGTAAAGACAGGCTATGCGGTAACGGCTTCCGTAAAACTGTTTTACCTCTGAAAATACGCTTTGAATGTCCTTAACCTCACTCATTTCCTCTGACTCTTCAATGAACGGGCAAATGACAAAAGCCTGCCGTCCCTTGTTCATTTCATCTGCCATAAAATTCAAAATCTTCGGATAAGATTTCTCATTATAAAAATAGGTCTTAATTTTTTTTCGTCCTTTTGGCAGTTCGTCAATGTAGGAAACATCCAAATCGCCATAAAGAATTAACGCCAGTGTTCTGGGAATTGGGGTAGCGCTCATGACCAGTGTGTGTGGTGTTTCTCCCTTTAGACTGAGCCTCCCGCGCTGCTTAACCCCAAAACGGTGCTGCTCATCGGTGATGACCAAGCCCAGATTATAATAGGCCACGCTGTCCTGTATAAGTGCATGCGTACCGATGATCACCTGCGCCTCACCGCTGGCAATGGTCGCCAGCACCGCGTTTCGTTCTTTTGCTTTCTGTGAGCCCGTCAGAAGCTCAACACGAATGCCGTAGGGTTCAAGATACTGTTTAAAATTCGCGGCGTGCTGGTTAGCCAGTATCTCTGTCGGCGCCATATATGCGGTCTGGTAGCCATTGAGCGCCATGAGATAAGCACACGCAACCGCAATGATCGTTTTTCCAGAGCCTACATCGCCCTGAACCAGCCGGTTCATAACGATTCCCTTTTTCATATCGTCCACAATGTCATCAAGTACCTTCAGCTGGCTGGCTGTCAGTTCAAAGGGAAGGCCTTTGGCAAAACGCCTGAGCGCCTCAAAATTGTCAAGACTGATCTTTGACACACCGTTTAAAGCCCGGCTGTTCATAATACCAATGTTGATCTTCAGCGCTTCCTCAAACTTTATCCGTCCCTTTCCTTCAGCCACATCCTCGGGTGTATCCGGAAAATGTATTTTTTTAAGGGCCTGCTCTTTTGACAGCAAGTGATACTTTTTCTGGTAACGCTTTGGCAAATCGTCTTTTATGAGCATCTGCTGCTTAAAAACAGCAGCCATATATTTTTTTAGCGATTCCCCTGGAACGCCCTCAATCTTGGGATAAACAGGGGTAAGAATAAAGAAATCCTCTAGCTTGCTCTCGTGAGCAAACTGGGGATTATACATTTGACGCCGATTATTCTTTATGACAACCTTTCCGAAAAAATAATAGGTTTCATTTTCGGAAAAAATATCTCTGAGATAGGGCTGGTTAAACCAGACGATCTCGCCTTTTACCGGTTCGCCATTTTCAAGCGTTTCAACAACCGGCAGCACAAAAAGAGACATATTTTTCCGGATACGCCGCAGTGTTCCTCTTTTCGCCGCAACAGCCTTTATGGTTACAGACTCCTCAGTTTCTGTTTGAAACGAGCCCATTATTTTTCGATTCAGATACTTTCGGGGATAAAAATCAAGCAGCTCTTCAATTGTTGTAATACCGTGTTCTCCAAAAGCTTCAGCCCTTTTGGGACCGATACCCGATATGTTTCTAATTGAATCCGATGCTTTCATCTTATCCCCTCTAAATTTACTCTACCGACACAATGTAATAATACAGCGGCTGTCCGCCTTCGTTAATTTCTACATCGCAGTCTTCAAATTTTTCTTCCAGATCTTCAACCAGCGCTTCCGCATCGTCCTCAGCCACATCTGAGCCGTAATAAACAGAAACCAGCTCGCTGTCCTCGTCAACCATTTTATCCAGAAGTTCTTTGGTCACCGCAGCTACTTCATCGCCCTTCACGACGATTTCGCCGCCGAAAATACCGATAATATCATTTTTGGCAATCTTCAGGCCATTGATCTTTGTATCCCGAACCGCAAAGGTAACCTCTCCGGTTTTAACCGTCGGAATGACTTCCAGCATGTTCTTTTCATTTTCTTCCCAGTCAACCTCGGGCTGGAAAGTCAGCATTGCTGTGACACACTGTGGAATTGTCTTGGTTGGAATAACATGCACATGCTTTTCTGAAATGGCCTGTGCCTGATTGGCAGCCATGATAATATTGCTGTTATTCGGGAAAAGGAAAATTTCTTCCGCATTGGTCTTTTCTATTTCATCCAGAAAATCCTGGGTGCTTGGATTCATGGTCTGTCCACCGGAAATCACACGGGTAATCCCCAGATCCTTAAACAAATTGGTAAGGCCCGCTCCCGGGGATACGGCTACAAAACCATAGGGCTTAGCTGGCTCACTGTCTTCAGCTTCCCCTTCAGGTGCGCCGAGCATTTCACGCATATTATCAACCTTCATACGGATCAGAGCGCCATAGGTCAGACCTTTTTCAAAAGCCTTGCCTGGGTGGTCAGTGTGCACATGCACTTTGATGATGTCGTCATCTTTAATGACGAGCACACAGTCCCCGATCGTATTTAAATATTCACGCAGCTCATTATCGTCCGCTTCGGCAGCGTCCTTAACGATGAATTCAGTACAATAGCCAAAGGTAATGTCCTCAGGCCGCATATTTGAATCGTCGACAAAACGCTCGCGGTCGCTGATATTCAGATGCACCTCCTGGCTCAGCTCCTGATTGGTCATTCCTTTATAGGCGCCTTCCATAATAAAAATCAAGCCTTGTCCACCGGCGTCTACCACACCAGCTTCCTTTAATACCGGCAGCAATTCTGGTGTTTTCGCCAACGATTTTTTGCCATAGGAAATGATGTTTTCAAGATAATCGTCCAGATTATCGTAACGGTCGTAATTGTCCATGGCAAATTCGGCCATTTCACGCGCAACTGTCAGAATTGTACCTTCAGTAGGCTTCATGACAGCTTTATAAGCAGCGTCTGCGGCGGCGCGAATCGCCATTCCAAGGCCCTTGATATCCAATTCTTCTTTATCTTTACAACCTTCGGCTAAGCCGCGGAGCAGTTGAGACAGGATAACGCCTGAGTTGCCGCGCGCACCGATCAAAGCACCGCTGGATGCGGTCTTTGCCACACTATAAAGGCTGACGCCCGTCATTTTTTCC containing:
- the rsmD gene encoding 16S rRNA (guanine(966)-N(2))-methyltransferase RsmD — translated: MRVIAGEKRGTNLVSICGDFIRPTTDKVKGAVFNSIQVELREAQVFVDLFGGSGAMGIEALSRGVPQAYFFDISRDSIGIIKKNLKLTGFESRAIVKKCSAEEGIGFLCKNSVKCDMMYMDPPYKDGISMISIVEKICEKKILNSDGIIMMEHEKSVIMPITIKSFAKYKEKKYGTTLVSFYSWENFGQ
- the recG gene encoding ATP-dependent DNA helicase RecG, whose translation is MKASDSIRNISGIGPKRAEAFGEHGITTIEELLDFYPRKYLNRKIMGSFQTETEESVTIKAVAAKRGTLRRIRKNMSLFVLPVVETLENGEPVKGEIVWFNQPYLRDIFSENETYYFFGKVVIKNNRRQMYNPQFAHESKLEDFFILTPVYPKIEGVPGESLKKYMAAVFKQQMLIKDDLPKRYQKKYHLLSKEQALKKIHFPDTPEDVAEGKGRIKFEEALKINIGIMNSRALNGVSKISLDNFEALRRFAKGLPFELTASQLKVLDDIVDDMKKGIVMNRLVQGDVGSGKTIIAVACAYLMALNGYQTAYMAPTEILANQHAANFKQYLEPYGIRVELLTGSQKAKERNAVLATIASGEAQVIIGTHALIQDSVAYYNLGLVITDEQHRFGVKQRGRLSLKGETPHTLVMSATPIPRTLALILYGDLDVSYIDELPKGRKKIKTYFYNEKSYPKILNFMADEMNKGRQAFVICPFIEESEEMSEVKDIQSVFSEVKQFYGSRYRIACLYSRMPAEDKKQIIDAFNSCEIDLLVATSIIEVGIDVPNVSVITILSADRFGLSQLHQLRGRVGRGMHQSYCFLVSNSRNEQTIERMRVIVNNHSGKKIADEDYRLRGPGDYFGLKQHGFPEFKALNPYEDFDLISETKRVATEIYNSSDKETMAYRARIIETFYKNLSEISMN
- a CDS encoding DAK2 domain-containing protein: MKTQIIDGNLLKKMFEYGAKNLEIYKKTVDELNVFPVPDGDTGTNMSLTFSHSVSELEKMTGVSLYSVAKTASSGALIGARGNSGVILSQLLRGLAEGCKDKEELDIKGLGMAIRAAADAAYKAVMKPTEGTILTVAREMAEFAMDNYDRYDNLDDYLENIISYGKKSLAKTPELLPVLKEAGVVDAGGQGLIFIMEGAYKGMTNQELSQEVHLNISDRERFVDDSNMRPEDITFGYCTEFIVKDAAEADDNELREYLNTIGDCVLVIKDDDIIKVHVHTDHPGKAFEKGLTYGALIRMKVDNMREMLGAPEGEAEDSEPAKPYGFVAVSPGAGLTNLFKDLGITRVISGGQTMNPSTQDFLDEIEKTNAEEIFLFPNNSNIIMAANQAQAISEKHVHVIPTKTIPQCVTAMLTFQPEVDWEENEKNMLEVIPTVKTGEVTFAVRDTKINGLKIAKNDIIGIFGGEIVVKGDEVAAVTKELLDKMVDEDSELVSVYYGSDVAEDDAEALVEDLEEKFEDCDVEINEGGQPLYYYIVSVE